AGAATTATTAGTCATGGGAGAAGAAAAACTTGAAAGTATTAAGTTGGAAAATGAATTAAAAATAAAAAATGAAAGAGAGAAAAAAAAGGCTTTTATTAATGAAATAATTAATGAAAACTATGCAGAAATACATTTTTCAAAAATCATATATAATTCTACGCTTGTTGATATTAATAAGAGTAAATCAATACTGCCTGCTAAATCTATTATTTGCTTCAATCCTGTATTACAAGAAAAATACTTTAAGCTATGGAAGGATTATGGGAAAATAAATAAAACAAATTTAAATTATATTGATAAAGAGATATGTAATAGATTAGTTAAATTCGATAAAAATAATTAAATGCAGAAGTATTTCGATTTTAAAAAGACTTTATATCTTTTAATTTTTTTCATAGGTTTATCAAATTCAAATACATTTGCGAATAAAAAAATTAATGAAAATATACTACTCTCTTTTAATAACTCTGATATTTGTGAAAATCAAAAATTCTCAGTAGAAGAAGTTAATAAAATTATGGAAGATAAAGTTGTAACTATTTATTCAACAATAGATAAAGATGATTATGTTGGTTCAGGATTCGTAATTTCTCATCATAATGAGGAAACCTACATCTTAACTAATAGTCATGTAATACAGACTGATGAAAATATTTTTATTAAATGGCTGGATGGGAACATGGATAGAGCAAAAGTTTTATTCGATGGAAAGGGAGAAGCTGATATTAATGACATAGCGCTTATAAAAATTAAAGGCATATCCGGCAAGCCAGTTATTATTAAAAAAAATCCTACAATAATTGGGAAAGAGGTGGTTGCAATAGGATCTCCAGATAACCTCGAATATTCAATAAGTAAAGGTATTATAAGTTCTATTAGAGAACAAGGTACTGTGCTCCAAACTGATGCTGCTATAAATGGAGGGAATTCTGGTGGTCCTTTAATTGAGAGATCTGGTTGCGTAGTTGGAATGAATACGTGGGGGAAAAGCGAATTTAATACAGGTTTAAATTTTGCGATTTCAAATAAAGTTCTAAATAGATTTGTAAAGAAATTTTTGCCAGATTATGCATTAAGAAAAAAAGAATATCAAATAAAATTTCAAAAACAAAAAAAATTTTTAATGAAAAAGAATAATGAGGGCAAAACTAAGAAATTAATTATTCAAGATAAAAATAACAATTATGAGGCTGATCTTGATTATTTTTTCTTCAATTGATTAATTACTTTTAAAAAAGGTTCTTTATGGGTTGCAGTTCTGGGTAATTTCGAGTCCCAAAAATCTACTAGGCAAAGAGCACTATATATAGAAACAAACTTAAACTATTTGAAAATAAGAAACCAAAAAATAGCCGATACTGATACCACCAGAACCAATCTCATGAAATCAAAAATTTTATTAATAATTAAAGATGAAACCAAAATCTTTCATTTGGAAGCCTATAAGAATTCCGTAACGGCTAGAAGACTAGGCTACAAAAGCACCAAAACAATCTAAAGATTACTCAGCTGTAAAATATTAGAAGACTATCTTTATTTAGAAAGCTAAGGAAGAGTTTATCTAATACTAGAACCACCAAATTTTCCATCTCTTGCAGAAAAGATTAAAAATTTTTTTTAAAGTCAAAATCTACTAATGCCTTCTCAAATTTCTTACTTGCTGTTTTATTAGAAAAAATAATTTTTCTAGTAGAAACTTTTGCTTTTTCGTCTTTTGAAACTGCTACCTGCATAGGTTGTGGGGAGTGTGTATCAGGTTGTAAATGCATCATTAAGATTCTTTTAGCTGCAAAATTTGCTTATTTGGGTCAGACCCCTCAAGGGATTAATTGAAAAAAAAAGGTCAATAAAAATACAAAAACAAATTATTTTTAAAGGTTTTGCAGGAATAATCTTGAATGCGAGGCAGTTTGTATGAAAGAGATATCTGCCGATTGGATTAAATGTATGAATAAAATTTGAGTAAGTTTTTTTGAATTAAGTAAAATTTAAAAATAGAATTAAAATGAAGAGGACTC
The nucleotide sequence above comes from Prochlorococcus marinus XMU1406. Encoded proteins:
- a CDS encoding S1C family serine protease — protein: MQKYFDFKKTLYLLIFFIGLSNSNTFANKKINENILLSFNNSDICENQKFSVEEVNKIMEDKVVTIYSTIDKDDYVGSGFVISHHNEETYILTNSHVIQTDENIFIKWLDGNMDRAKVLFDGKGEADINDIALIKIKGISGKPVIIKKNPTIIGKEVVAIGSPDNLEYSISKGIISSIREQGTVLQTDAAINGGNSGGPLIERSGCVVGMNTWGKSEFNTGLNFAISNKVLNRFVKKFLPDYALRKKEYQIKFQKQKKFLMKKNNEGKTKKLIIQDKNNNYEADLDYFFFN